Part of the Bdellovibrionales bacterium genome is shown below.
TTGTATGCGGTATTCGGGCTACCTATCCAGCCAATGATGATTGGATCATTCTCTACTCTTTCTGATCGTTGATGTTTAGCAAAAGATTCAGTCTGGGGATAATCGGGAATGACAGTTACGTCGCTATTGAACTGCCTTGCATATTCGGCGGTGAGCTCATTATCAGTCGTGACAGCATCAACAATTTGTAAAACGGTGTCAAAAGTATTCTCAACAGTCAGCCGATTCGATTTCCGGTTGTTCAGCCAAATCGCATCGCCAAAATCCAGGACGAGCCGTGCGTTACTGTGCTTCTTGAGGTTTCTAATAAATCTGAGCGACCTCACTTTTGACATGTATATTACGTCAAAATGTTTGGCCGTGCGATAAATATGGTAAAATAGAACCAAGTCAAATACGTTCAGCAGTAGTTCCTTAAACCCAGTGTTAAGAGTTCTATTTCTAGCGGTTGCATTTGAAGACTCGGTTGGTGGCCATAGGAGGCCCCCCAGAATTTTAAATAGAACTGAGGTAATACCCATATTTGATTGCAGAAATCGCACAAGTCTAGAAGATAACCTATTTTTTGTACACAGCATTGATATTGTGAGTTTGAAAAAGATCTTTATAAATGAGGCCACGTACTACGCCACTAGGAATAGCATCACCGGCTTCTAGTATAACAAGTACATTTTTTTTCAAATTATTTCCTCTAGAGATAATGAGCTAGGCAGTCTTGATAGTAATTCTTCGTAATCAAAAGACCATC
Proteins encoded:
- a CDS encoding glycosyltransferase is translated as MGITSVLFKILGGLLWPPTESSNATARNRTLNTGFKELLLNVFDLVLFYHIYRTAKHFDVIYMSKVRSLRFIRNLKKHSNARLVLDFGDAIWLNNRKSNRLTVENTFDTVLQIVDAVTTDNELTAEYARQFNSDVTVIPDYPQTESFAKHQRSERVENDPIIIGWIGSPNTAYNLFEIWEALEKVFSKNKNIHLLLVGTGEGHANFPEFEQVKYTAIPIYTQEQMFKLVTSMDIGLFPLQDVESSRVRGILKACIYMSAKVPVVASPVGQVKDFILNGQNGLLAHSTRDWVDAIERLVLDKNLRRKLAENGFDTVTRSFSINVCFSKLRQVLFNENK